A region of Candidatus Leptovillus gracilis DNA encodes the following proteins:
- a CDS encoding acyl-CoA dehydrogenase family protein yields MNFQLSEEQRAFRHVVHEFVAKEVKPLARHTDETGEFNWTAVRKMGPLGLLGLEVPEEYGGAAVDAISAAIAIEEMAWGCGSTALAVSAHNGLALGPIVRYGTETQKQKWLPTLATGQGKLACLSLTEPGAGSDLQGGVRTTAVKEGDSWIIDGSKMWLTNASIADLMVVLCRTDPAGGSRSLSHILVPTDTPGLTIAPAEKKMGLKGSPTHAVAFQEVRVPLENVLGAEGRGLQQTLATLDSGRVSIGALAVGLAQAAYEAAVTYAHERETFGQPIAHHQAIQWMLADAVTEIQAARLMVYWAAWLKGEGRPYTQEAAMAKLFATEVSERVCRNAIQVHGGYGYSREFEVERIYRDTRLMTIGEGTSEIQRLVIARHILN; encoded by the coding sequence ATGAATTTCCAACTGAGTGAGGAGCAGCGCGCGTTTCGTCACGTGGTCCACGAATTTGTCGCCAAAGAAGTGAAGCCATTGGCGCGCCACACCGACGAGACGGGCGAATTTAACTGGACGGCCGTGCGCAAAATGGGGCCGCTTGGCCTGTTAGGGCTGGAAGTGCCGGAAGAATACGGCGGCGCGGCCGTAGATGCCATCAGCGCAGCCATCGCCATCGAGGAAATGGCCTGGGGCTGTGGCTCCACCGCCCTGGCCGTCTCGGCCCATAACGGATTGGCTCTGGGACCGATTGTGCGCTATGGCACAGAAACGCAAAAGCAAAAATGGCTGCCTACCCTGGCGACCGGCCAGGGCAAACTGGCCTGCCTGTCGCTGACTGAACCAGGGGCGGGGTCGGATTTGCAAGGTGGGGTGCGGACAACGGCCGTCAAAGAAGGCGACTCGTGGATTATTGACGGCAGCAAAATGTGGTTGACCAATGCCTCTATCGCCGATCTGATGGTGGTGCTGTGCCGCACCGACCCGGCCGGTGGCAGCCGCAGCCTCAGCCATATCCTGGTCCCCACAGACACGCCCGGCCTCACCATCGCCCCGGCGGAAAAGAAGATGGGGCTGAAAGGCTCGCCCACCCACGCTGTCGCCTTCCAAGAGGTACGCGTACCCCTGGAAAATGTGCTGGGCGCCGAAGGGCGCGGCCTGCAACAGACGTTAGCCACGCTGGATAGTGGCCGGGTAAGCATCGGCGCACTGGCGGTGGGGTTGGCCCAGGCAGCCTATGAAGCGGCCGTCACATACGCCCACGAACGGGAGACCTTCGGCCAGCCGATTGCCCACCATCAGGCCATCCAATGGATGCTGGCCGACGCGGTTACAGAAATCCAGGCGGCGCGTTTGATGGTGTATTGGGCGGCGTGGCTGAAGGGGGAGGGACGGCCGTATACTCAGGAAGCGGCCATGGCTAAACTATTCGCCACTGAAGTCAGCGAGCGCGTGTGCCGCAACGCCATCCAGGTGCATGGCGGCTACGGCTACAGCCGCGAATTTGAGGTAGAGCGCATCTACCGCGACACCCGCCTGATGACCATCGGCGAAGGGACCAGCGAAATCCAACGATTGGTGATCGCCCGGCACATCTTGAACTAA
- a CDS encoding hydroxymethylglutaryl-CoA reductase, which produces MKIPSLILKQLYTFGSLKNVNGGVQFSVKNRLSDATLTGLNSIKFDGQAIPLDEVTIILEDGATLTVDEITAVSPLQFPLRAILAIRTQAAPLPEGKHKLEIGFEAIPFGELKLKVEDSITGSTEHLTRIPRDKTDDYSPEIIAERQKFVEEFTGARLDHIRHYSFDPHISAGNVEHFTGVAQVPIGFAGPLTVHGEHAHGEFLIPLATTEGTLVASYNRGIKVLNLSGGVTCSVVGDAMQRAPVFSFADARQARDFSKWVQEHIAEIREQAEATSSVAKLRDIDTYLASRFVYLRFNYTTGDAAGQNMVGRATFAASSWILDQYPDPSAITHFFLESNFATDKKASQINIMRTRGKRVTAECTVKRDVLVNYMRVEPESLYYHYGVANVGAILSGANNNGLHSANAITAIFIATGQDVANVSESSAGILYAELTKEGDLYMSITIPSLIVATYGGGVGLATQRECLELLGCVGKGKVNKFAEIVAGAVLAGEISLASAIASSDWVSSHEKYGRNR; this is translated from the coding sequence ATAAAAATTCCCAGTCTTATCCTCAAGCAGCTTTACACCTTTGGCAGCCTGAAAAACGTGAACGGCGGCGTGCAGTTTTCGGTGAAAAATCGGCTGAGCGACGCCACGCTGACGGGCCTAAACAGCATCAAGTTTGATGGACAGGCCATCCCGCTAGACGAGGTGACGATTATTTTGGAAGATGGCGCCACGCTGACGGTGGATGAGATAACGGCCGTTTCCCCCCTCCAATTCCCCCTCCGCGCCATCCTCGCCATCCGCACCCAGGCCGCCCCCCTGCCCGAAGGCAAACACAAGCTAGAAATTGGCTTCGAGGCCATCCCCTTTGGTGAACTCAAACTCAAAGTCGAAGACTCCATCACCGGCAGCACCGAACACCTCACCCGCATCCCCCGCGACAAAACCGACGATTACAGTCCAGAAATCATCGCCGAACGGCAAAAGTTCGTTGAAGAATTCACCGGCGCCAGGCTAGACCACATCCGCCACTACTCCTTCGACCCCCACATCTCCGCCGGCAACGTCGAGCATTTCACCGGCGTGGCCCAGGTTCCCATTGGTTTTGCCGGTCCCCTGACCGTTCACGGCGAACACGCCCACGGCGAATTCCTCATCCCCCTGGCAACCACCGAAGGCACGCTGGTCGCCTCCTATAATCGCGGCATCAAAGTCCTCAACCTCAGCGGCGGCGTCACCTGCTCCGTCGTCGGCGACGCCATGCAGCGCGCCCCAGTGTTTTCCTTTGCAGACGCTCGTCAGGCGCGCGATTTTTCCAAATGGGTCCAGGAACACATCGCCGAAATACGGGAACAGGCCGAAGCCACATCCAGCGTGGCCAAACTGCGCGACATCGATACGTATCTGGCCAGCCGTTTTGTCTATTTGCGCTTCAACTACACCACCGGCGACGCCGCCGGGCAGAACATGGTCGGGCGCGCCACCTTCGCCGCCTCCAGTTGGATTTTAGACCAATACCCGGACCCCAGTGCCATCACCCATTTTTTCCTGGAATCCAACTTCGCCACCGACAAAAAAGCGTCGCAAATCAACATTATGCGCACCCGCGGCAAGCGGGTGACGGCCGAATGCACAGTCAAACGGGACGTCCTGGTGAACTATATGCGCGTCGAGCCGGAAAGCCTTTACTATCACTACGGTGTGGCCAACGTTGGGGCGATTTTGTCCGGGGCCAACAACAACGGCTTGCACTCGGCCAACGCCATCACCGCCATTTTCATCGCCACCGGGCAAGATGTCGCCAATGTGTCGGAATCGTCGGCCGGCATCCTGTACGCCGAACTGACCAAAGAGGGTGATTTGTACATGTCCATCACCATTCCTTCCTTGATTGTGGCGACTTACGGCGGCGGCGTAGGGCTGGCGACCCAGCGTGAATGCCTGGAGTTGTTGGGCTGCGTCGGCAAGGGCAAGGTCAATAAATTTGCTGAAATTGTGGCCGGGGCGGTGTTGGCCGGGGAGATCTCGCTGGCTTCGGCCATCGCTTCCTCAGACTGGGTGTCTAGCCATGAGAAATACGGCCGTAACCGTTAG
- the ppc gene encoding phosphoenolpyruvate carboxylase: protein MTRENPQNVLSQNIHLLGDILGKVIRRHAGIEVFELEERIRALTKARRADADPAIDHRLEEIVSRLNLQEAELIARSFAIYFDLINLAEEQHRVSVLRQRERAAHPQPLAESIATAVAALRQMGVDEFEMGQLLQRLHIELVFTAHPTQAKRRTVIAKLRRLSDALTELQERDLLPAERREMEAQITAEITALWLTDHSRTTKPTVTDEVRTGLYYFDITLWDVLPDVYAAMAAALAAHYPSLAWPERFLTFGSWIGGDRDGNPNVTADVTAETLRLHRGLAVERHRATARHLDRSLSLSDQLARISPELKAALAAARDRSQHVAFLQTRYPHEPYRLWSAVIKADLAESSRGDMVGRLLGRANPPVRLRTIADLQQPLDLMDASLRASGLADLANADLARMRYQTQVFGLHAARLDIRQYSEANTAVLDEILGKLNLLTGFGQMTGAERAAALSHLLAAPVPDLSGLADLSPLAGETVALFQILQRAVSFYGPELIGPYIVSMTHGPEDILAPLLLARWHGLCLGSDAASEGLAFAPLFETRADLRAAPAVMAALFSHPAYALHLARLKRQQTIMIGYSDSNKDAGYLAANWELYQAQEALAAACRAHQMVMTLFHGRGGTIARGGGPANKAILAQPPGSVNGRIRITEQGEVIDENYGHPAIARRHLEQMVHAVLLASTPPYHQAQSAAKETWRAAMEELTAVAYRTYRELIYETPALLDYWQQATPINEISQMRIGSRPSRRAGKATLDGLRAIPWGFSWMQCRHGLPGWYGVGAALAAFPAIPLLQEMYAEWPFFRHSLDNTQMSLAKADMGIARLYAGLVENTAVREPIFSRIESAYHETSRMILLVTDQARAAGQYPTLQRTIRRRNPYVDPLNFIQVALLRRLRFLSEQDSPKAQEILHAIFLTINGIAAGLKNTG from the coding sequence ATGACGCGCGAAAATCCACAAAACGTTCTCAGCCAAAATATCCACTTACTCGGCGACATCCTGGGCAAGGTGATCCGCCGCCACGCCGGCATCGAGGTCTTCGAGTTGGAAGAGCGCATCCGCGCCCTGACCAAAGCCCGCCGCGCCGACGCCGACCCGGCCATAGACCACCGTCTGGAAGAAATCGTCAGCCGCCTCAATTTGCAGGAAGCCGAACTGATCGCCCGCAGTTTTGCCATCTACTTCGACCTGATCAACCTGGCCGAAGAGCAGCACCGCGTTAGTGTGCTGCGCCAACGCGAGCGCGCCGCCCATCCCCAGCCACTGGCCGAATCTATCGCAACGGCCGTTGCCGCCCTGCGCCAGATGGGTGTGGATGAGTTCGAGATGGGCCAACTGCTGCAACGCCTGCACATCGAACTGGTTTTCACCGCCCACCCCACCCAGGCTAAGCGCCGCACCGTCATCGCCAAACTGCGTCGCCTGTCCGACGCCCTGACCGAACTGCAAGAGCGCGACCTGCTGCCGGCCGAACGCCGCGAGATGGAGGCGCAAATCACCGCCGAAATCACCGCCCTGTGGCTGACCGACCACAGCCGCACAACCAAGCCCACCGTCACCGACGAAGTGCGCACCGGCCTGTACTACTTCGACATCACTCTCTGGGACGTTTTGCCAGACGTATACGCCGCTATGGCCGCGGCGTTGGCCGCCCATTATCCGTCACTGGCCTGGCCGGAACGCTTTCTCACCTTTGGCTCCTGGATTGGCGGCGACCGCGACGGCAACCCCAACGTGACGGCCGACGTGACGGCCGAAACGCTGCGCCTGCATCGCGGCCTGGCCGTAGAACGCCACCGCGCCACCGCGCGCCACCTGGACCGCTCCCTGAGTCTGTCTGACCAACTGGCGCGCATCAGCCCGGAACTGAAGGCGGCGCTGGCCGCCGCCCGCGACCGCTCCCAACACGTCGCCTTTCTGCAAACGCGCTATCCCCACGAACCGTATCGCCTCTGGTCGGCGGTCATCAAGGCCGACCTGGCCGAATCGTCACGCGGGGACATGGTGGGCCGCCTGTTGGGGCGGGCTAACCCGCCAGTCCGTCTGCGCACCATCGCCGATTTGCAGCAGCCGTTAGACCTGATGGATGCGTCGCTGCGGGCCAGCGGCCTGGCTGATTTAGCCAACGCCGACCTGGCGCGGATGCGTTACCAGACGCAGGTGTTTGGCCTGCACGCCGCCCGGCTGGATATTCGGCAGTACAGCGAAGCGAACACGGCCGTTCTCGATGAAATCCTGGGCAAACTCAACCTGCTTACTGGCTTCGGCCAGATGACCGGGGCAGAACGCGCCGCCGCTCTCAGCCACCTGCTGGCCGCCCCCGTCCCCGATCTGAGCGGCCTGGCTGATTTGTCGCCGCTGGCTGGCGAAACCGTGGCGTTGTTCCAGATTTTGCAGCGCGCCGTCAGCTTTTATGGCCCGGAATTGATTGGTCCCTACATCGTCAGCATGACGCATGGGCCGGAGGACATTTTGGCCCCGCTGCTGCTGGCCCGCTGGCATGGCCTTTGCCTGGGCAGCGACGCCGCCAGCGAAGGGCTGGCCTTCGCGCCGCTGTTTGAGACGCGCGCCGATTTGCGCGCCGCCCCGGCGGTGATGGCCGCTCTGTTCAGCCACCCCGCCTACGCCTTGCACCTGGCCCGCCTGAAGCGGCAGCAAACCATCATGATCGGCTATTCGGACAGCAACAAGGACGCGGGCTACCTGGCGGCCAATTGGGAGCTGTACCAGGCGCAGGAAGCCCTGGCGGCCGCCTGCCGCGCCCATCAGATGGTGATGACCCTGTTTCATGGGCGCGGCGGGACGATCGCCCGCGGCGGCGGCCCGGCCAACAAAGCGATTCTGGCCCAACCACCGGGGTCGGTGAACGGCCGTATCCGCATCACCGAGCAGGGGGAAGTGATTGACGAAAATTACGGCCACCCGGCCATCGCCCGCCGCCACCTGGAGCAAATGGTCCACGCCGTGCTGTTAGCCAGCACGCCGCCCTATCACCAGGCCCAGTCGGCCGCCAAAGAGACGTGGCGCGCGGCGATGGAAGAGTTAACGGCCGTCGCCTACCGCACCTACCGGGAACTGATCTACGAGACGCCCGCTTTGCTGGATTACTGGCAGCAGGCCACGCCCATCAACGAAATCAGCCAGATGCGCATTGGTTCACGGCCGTCGCGCCGGGCGGGCAAGGCCACGCTGGATGGCCTGCGGGCCATACCCTGGGGCTTTAGCTGGATGCAGTGCCGCCATGGGCTGCCGGGTTGGTACGGCGTGGGCGCGGCGCTGGCCGCGTTTCCGGCCATCCCGCTGCTGCAAGAAATGTATGCGGAATGGCCTTTCTTCCGCCACAGCCTGGACAACACCCAGATGTCTCTGGCAAAGGCAGACATGGGCATCGCCCGGCTGTATGCAGGACTGGTGGAGAATACGGCCGTGCGCGAACCCATCTTCTCCCGAATCGAAAGCGCCTACCACGAAACCAGCCGCATGATCCTGCTGGTGACCGATCAGGCGAGAGCTGCTGGACAATACCCTACTTTGCAGCGCACCATCCGCCGCCGCAACCCGTATGTGGACCCGCTGAACTTCATCCAGGTGGCGCTGCTGCGCCGCCTGCGTTTTTTGTCTGAGCAGGACAGCCCAAAAGCACAAGAAATCTTGCACGCAATTTTTCTGACCATCAACGGCATCGCTGCCGGGTTGAAGAATACGGGTTAG
- a CDS encoding class I SAM-dependent rRNA methyltransferase: MNNELTSGIITLKPGREKPVLNRHPWIFSGAIHHSDGRSQPGDLVTILGKDGRFLATAYANPRSQIHARILTWDPDEAINDDFWLRRIRRAVACRQALDLDKTTAYRLINAEADALPGLIVDRYGDYLVMQCLTLGIDRRKTQLAGLLAAELQPTGILERSDGSVRAKEGLPETSGLLWGEMPPNPLHIQENGHTFVVDLSGGHKTGFYLDQRTNRAIVGAPRHVAGKEILNVFAYTGGFAVYAAANGAGPITNIDSSVGVLELAEKNVLLAGGERPSDEYLLGDAFMILRDFRDNGRQFDVVILDPPKFAHSQRDVERAARGYKDLNWLALRLLRPGGLLATFSCSGLISADLFQKILFSAAIDAGRDVQILQPLAQAPDHPVLLSFPESAYLKGLLCRIVQ, encoded by the coding sequence ATGAATAACGAACTAACCTCTGGCATCATTACCCTGAAACCGGGCCGCGAAAAACCGGTACTGAACCGGCATCCCTGGATATTTTCAGGCGCCATCCACCACAGCGACGGCCGTTCCCAACCCGGCGATTTGGTGACTATTTTGGGCAAAGACGGCCGTTTCCTGGCCACCGCCTACGCCAATCCTCGTTCGCAAATCCACGCCCGCATCCTCACCTGGGACCCCGACGAAGCGATCAACGACGACTTTTGGCTGCGCCGCATTCGCCGGGCGGTGGCCTGTCGGCAGGCGCTGGACCTGGACAAAACCACCGCCTACCGCCTCATCAACGCCGAAGCCGACGCTCTGCCTGGCCTCATCGTGGATAGATACGGCGATTACCTGGTGATGCAATGCCTGACTTTGGGCATTGACCGGCGCAAAACGCAGTTAGCGGGTCTGCTGGCAGCCGAACTGCAACCGACCGGCATCCTGGAACGCTCCGACGGCAGTGTGCGCGCCAAAGAGGGCCTACCCGAAACGTCTGGCCTGCTCTGGGGCGAAATGCCGCCCAACCCCTTACACATTCAAGAAAACGGCCATACTTTTGTCGTAGATTTATCGGGTGGGCACAAAACCGGCTTCTACCTGGACCAACGTACCAACCGCGCCATTGTCGGCGCGCCGCGCCATGTGGCCGGTAAAGAAATCCTCAATGTCTTTGCCTATACTGGCGGTTTTGCCGTCTATGCCGCAGCCAATGGCGCGGGTCCCATCACCAATATTGACAGTTCGGTGGGCGTGTTGGAGTTGGCGGAAAAGAATGTGCTGCTGGCGGGTGGGGAACGGCCGTCTGACGAATACCTGCTGGGTGATGCGTTTATGATACTGCGCGATTTTCGGGATAACGGCCGTCAGTTCGACGTTGTCATTCTCGATCCACCTAAATTCGCCCACAGCCAACGCGACGTAGAACGCGCCGCCCGCGGCTACAAAGACCTGAATTGGTTGGCGCTGCGCCTGCTGCGCCCCGGCGGCTTGCTGGCAACCTTCTCCTGCTCCGGCCTGATCAGCGCCGATCTATTCCAAAAAATCCTCTTCAGCGCCGCCATAGACGCCGGCCGCGACGTACAAATTCTACAACCACTGGCCCAGGCCCCAGACCATCCGGTCTTGCTCTCTTTTCCCGAATCAGCCTACCTGAAAGGGCTGCTCTGTCGGATAGTCCAGTAA
- the rdgB gene encoding RdgB/HAM1 family non-canonical purine NTP pyrophosphatase, whose product MTHTLLVATHNKGKVAEYAEMLADLDVAWLSLDDAGITDDVDETGDTFQANAELKALAYARQSGLLTLADDSGLEVDALGGQPGVYTARYGGPGLNHADRYHLLLHNLQDTPPAERAARFRCVIALAGPEGMIGTAVGVCEGQIANQPAGSGGFGYDPVFFLPECGLTMAQLPSAIKHQISHRGQALQAIAPLLRRTVEEVQ is encoded by the coding sequence ATGACCCATACATTACTTGTCGCCACCCACAACAAAGGCAAAGTGGCCGAATACGCCGAGATGTTGGCCGACCTGGATGTCGCCTGGCTGAGCCTGGACGACGCCGGTATAACCGACGACGTGGACGAGACTGGCGACACCTTCCAGGCCAACGCCGAACTCAAGGCGCTGGCCTATGCCCGCCAGAGCGGACTGCTAACGCTGGCCGACGATTCCGGCCTGGAAGTAGACGCCCTGGGTGGGCAGCCCGGCGTTTACACCGCCCGCTACGGCGGCCCGGGCCTGAATCACGCCGACCGTTACCACCTGCTGCTGCACAACCTGCAAGACACACCCCCGGCCGAACGCGCTGCTCGCTTTCGCTGTGTCATTGCGTTGGCCGGGCCAGAAGGGATGATCGGCACGGCCGTTGGCGTGTGTGAAGGTCAAATTGCCAACCAACCGGCCGGCAGCGGCGGCTTTGGCTACGACCCTGTCTTTTTCCTGCCAGAGTGCGGCCTCACCATGGCCCAACTCCCCTCAGCCATCAAACACCAGATCAGCCACCGCGGACAGGCCCTCCAGGCTATCGCTCCGCTGCTGCGGCGAACGGTGGAGGAGGTTCAGTAA
- a CDS encoding DUF177 domain-containing protein has translation MDKQHPSRLRFNFGFLIEARLGTSRTIELNYPTIDIEDVTLAPLQGTLEVTRTSEGVYLAGTLQTVTAVACVRCLNDAYVSLTVGLGELLYYPPWEAPAGELFIGEDGYVDLGPLIRELSLLEVPIQPICKPDCLGLCQTCGHNLNEGDCGCDEEEIDPRLAVLKKLLDE, from the coding sequence ATGGACAAACAACATCCTTCGCGACTGCGCTTCAATTTCGGCTTCCTCATTGAGGCCAGATTAGGCACCAGCCGCACGATTGAACTGAACTATCCAACCATTGATATTGAAGACGTGACGTTAGCTCCCTTGCAAGGCACGTTGGAAGTGACACGCACGTCGGAAGGGGTGTACCTGGCGGGGACATTGCAAACGGTAACGGCCGTTGCCTGTGTGCGTTGCCTGAATGACGCCTATGTGTCGCTGACCGTCGGCCTGGGTGAACTGCTGTATTACCCACCCTGGGAAGCGCCAGCCGGTGAATTGTTTATTGGCGAAGATGGCTATGTGGACCTGGGGCCGCTGATTCGGGAGTTGAGCCTGCTGGAAGTGCCCATTCAGCCCATCTGCAAGCCCGACTGCCTGGGGCTGTGCCAGACCTGCGGCCACAACTTGAATGAAGGCGACTGCGGCTGCGACGAAGAGGAAATTGACCCACGTCTGGCGGTGTTAAAGAAGCTGTTGGATGAGTGA
- the obgE gene encoding GTPase ObgE, whose product MFFDEAKIYVKSGDGGDGMISFRREANVPRGGPDGGDGGHGGSIVFYVDPHVNSLVKFHRNVHFRADNGRNGGKARKSGAGGPTLRLPVPPGTMIRAANSGDLVADLTAAGQEVVVLAGGRGGRGNVHFTSSVHQAPLLAERGEPGEEAWLLLELKLIADVGIVGVPNAGKSTLLAAVSAAQPKIANYPFTTLQPSLGVVYLDEYQTLVVADIPGLIEGAAGGAGLGHEFLRHIERTRVLIHLLDGAAKEPLTDWAMINQELALYDTNLGLGLDERPQLVVLNKMDLPDAIAWEPLIEEEVRKAGYGFCSISAATGQGVPAMLYKIKKMVDEAPEVQGISSEEVVIRATEDEDVFTIERESDGWRVRGRKIERIAAMTYFEFEATLLRFQQILESMGISAALEKAGVQIGDTVYIGDDALEWAE is encoded by the coding sequence ATGTTTTTTGATGAAGCAAAAATTTACGTAAAAAGTGGTGATGGCGGCGATGGCATGATCAGTTTCCGCCGCGAGGCAAATGTGCCGCGCGGTGGGCCGGATGGCGGTGATGGGGGACACGGCGGCAGCATCGTGTTTTATGTGGACCCGCATGTGAACAGTCTGGTGAAATTTCACCGGAATGTACATTTTCGGGCGGATAACGGCCGTAACGGTGGCAAAGCGCGTAAGAGTGGGGCCGGTGGCCCGACGCTGCGTCTGCCCGTGCCACCCGGCACAATGATCCGCGCCGCCAACAGCGGCGACCTGGTAGCCGACCTGACCGCAGCCGGACAGGAAGTGGTGGTGCTGGCCGGCGGGCGCGGCGGACGCGGCAATGTCCACTTTACCAGCAGCGTGCATCAAGCGCCGCTGCTGGCGGAACGCGGCGAGCCGGGCGAAGAAGCCTGGCTGCTGCTGGAACTAAAGCTCATCGCCGATGTGGGCATTGTCGGCGTACCCAACGCCGGCAAATCTACCTTATTGGCGGCCGTGTCGGCGGCGCAGCCCAAAATTGCCAATTACCCGTTCACCACCTTGCAGCCCAGCCTGGGCGTTGTCTATTTGGACGAGTATCAGACGCTGGTAGTGGCCGACATCCCTGGCCTGATCGAAGGCGCGGCCGGCGGCGCCGGGCTGGGACACGAGTTTTTGCGCCATATTGAACGCACGCGGGTCCTCATCCATCTGTTGGATGGCGCAGCCAAAGAGCCGCTGACCGATTGGGCGATGATCAACCAGGAATTGGCGTTGTACGACACCAATTTAGGGCTGGGATTGGATGAACGGCCGCAGCTTGTGGTGCTGAACAAAATGGATTTGCCCGACGCCATCGCCTGGGAGCCGCTCATTGAAGAAGAAGTGCGCAAGGCAGGCTATGGCTTTTGCTCTATCTCGGCGGCAACCGGCCAGGGCGTGCCGGCGATGCTGTACAAAATAAAGAAGATGGTAGACGAAGCGCCAGAAGTACAGGGCATCAGCAGCGAAGAAGTGGTGATCCGGGCGACGGAAGATGAAGACGTGTTCACCATCGAGCGCGAAAGTGACGGTTGGCGGGTGCGCGGCCGCAAAATTGAGCGTATCGCGGCCATGACCTATTTTGAGTTTGAGGCAACGCTGCTGCGGTTTCAGCAGATTTTGGAGAGTATGGGGATTAGCGCGGCTTTAGAAAAAGCCGGGGTTC